A genomic region of Eriocheir sinensis breed Jianghai 21 chromosome 42, ASM2467909v1, whole genome shotgun sequence contains the following coding sequences:
- the LOC127010216 gene encoding E3 ubiquitin-protein ligase TRIM32-like, translating into MTEQRQVKKSKNTAGSAAECPVCMTGYDGTVQRPRILLCGHTVCTLCIDQLKVLGCFACPECCVSHAVPEVGQFPVNHAFETLIRQMKDAEVAAAAAALPPPSAGEGKGAAGAAGKKKGAHLFKKMKSILEEQEATVVAAITACREAQSQLGQYQTTLAGWRKRQQQLEDRLLGLVDQSRNARELLQQEESVAAKEEELKKGEQGMQGMLEMLNTPTTQQEVEEAVAKVLHCTDEAQQAVEKFRECFPNDSIIREVRETSSAALEAVQAVQAVLETLPYITTEEPRPQSDPDSTIMDRLHFIWTESLMAKDLRSLTQLARRLLEAGRVFAVHQAEGQRRHARISLEAGQLCLHALKDLPPPRGAAILQMSEVVPPSPPCTVFLDLSWPGSETQRVKIRLSP; encoded by the coding sequence ATGACAGAACAGAGGCAggtgaagaagagcaagaacactGCTGGCAGCGCTGCGGAGTGTCCAGTGTGCATGACAGGCTATGATGGCACCGTGCAGCGGCCGCGCATCCTGCTCTGCGGCCACACTGTCTGCACGCTGTGCATAGATCAGCTGAAGGTGCTGGGCTGTTTTGCCTGCCCAGAGTGCTGCGTCAGCCACGCCGTGCCCGAGGTAGGGCAGTTCCCTGTCAACCATGCTTTTGAGACCCTTATAAGACAGATGAAAGACGCTgaggtggcagcagcagcagcagccttgccgccacccagtgccggggaagggaaaggagcagcAGGGGCAgctgggaagaagaagggggcgCATCTCTTCAAAAAAATGAAATCCATTCTGGAGGAACAGGAGGCCACagttgtggccgccatcaccgcctgccGAGAGGCTCAGTCGCAGCTGGGCCAGTACCAGACGACCCTGGCAGGCTGGCGCAagcggcagcagcagctggaGGACAGGCTCCTGGGACTGGTGGACCAGAGCAGGAATGCCAGGGAGCTCCTGCAGCAGGAAGAGTCCGTggcggccaaggaggaggagctgaagaagggGGAGCAGGGGATGCAGGGCATGCTGGAGATGCTGAACACCCCTACAACACAGCAAGAAGTAGAAGAGGCGGTGGCTAAAGTGCTTCATTGTACTGACGAGGCACAGCAGGCGGTGGAGAAGTTCCGAGAATGTTTTCCCAATGACAGCATCATCAGGGAGGTGAGAGAGACATCTAGTGCAGCCCTGGAGGCTGTTCAGGCTGTCCAGGCAGTCCTGGAAACACTCCCTTACATTACTACAGAGgagcccaggccccagtcagacccagactCCACCATCATGGACAGACTGCACTTCATCTGGACAGAGAGCTTGATGGCCAAGGACCTTCGCAGTCTGACACAGCTCGCCAGGCGCCTGCTGGAGGCTGGCCGGGTGTTTGCTGTCCACCAGGCGGAAGGTCAGCGCCGACACGCAAGAATAAGCCTTGAAGCTGGCCAGCTGTGCCTCCACGCCCTGAAGGACCTTCCCCCGCCACGGGGCGCAGCAATCCTGCAGATGAGCGAGGTTgtgccgccctcccccccctgcacggTGTTCCTGGACCTGTCCTGGCCGGGCAGTGAGACGCAGCGGGTCAAAATCCGTCTGAGCCCCTGA